Within Acidobacteriota bacterium, the genomic segment CACGCCCACCGTCACGTCGCGGACCTGTTGGAGCCGCTGGGCAAGGACCCTCAGAGTCACGCTCTTGCCGGTTCCAGGCTCGCCAGTGATCAGGGCAAAACCTCCCTCGCGCACCAGGCTCTGCTCGATTCTCCAGCAGAAGTTCTCGATCCGGGGACCGATATAGAGCGCTTCCGAGGGAAGATCGGGCGAAAATGGGTTCCACTTGAGGCCATACAGCGACAACAGCTTCTTGTTCATGAGGGGTTCTCCTCCGGTTCCTGGTCGCTTTCGACGGGGCGAGGGAGATAGGCGGGCGGCAGACCGGTGGCCGCGTACTCCTCCATCATCCGACGCAGCAGCGGCTGATCCCGGCCCCCTGGCGCCCGACGTAGAAACCCTTCCCGAGATCGATCCCCACCGCAGTTGGCCGGTGGCCGGACGGCTGCTGGCAGCGACCCCCGGGGCTGCCATCGAGTGGCGCTCGGTGGAGACGGACGACGCGCTGAACCTCGAGTAGGCCGGTATCTACTGGATCGCCACGCGCCTGCAACTCGAGCGCTGGGCCGAGGTGAAGGTCGAGGCCCATTCCGCGGCGGGCCTGACCGTTTACGCCGATGGCGAAGAGGTCGCTTCCCGCGCGCCGCAATCCGCGGTATCACCGCTCGAATGTGCCTGTGCCGGCCGGAACGGTCCGCATCGCCAACCAGACCGTCATCGTCGACACACCACCCGATCCGCGCACCGGAGCCACACACCTCCAACTCGATCCCCTCGACTTCATTCACGCGGTGACGGCCCAGATCCCTGACCGGGGCCAGCACCTCACCAGGGCCTACGGCTTCTACTCCCATCGAGCACGCGGAGCGCGGACGCGAGCACGCGATACCACCCACCCTGAGCAGGACCGGCCCGCCGGACAGAGCGAGACCCCGCAGCCTGCTGCTCCATCGCGAGCCTCGTGGCCCCGCTTGATGAAACGCATACTCGAAATCGATCCTCTACTTTGCGTCCGCTGCGGCGCGCGCATGAAGATCGTCGCTTTTCTCACAGATCCCGACGTCGTGCACAAGATCACGCGCCCCATTGAAGACGGCGGCGGCGATGACCCCTTCG encodes:
- a CDS encoding transposase, whose amino-acid sequence is MPAGTVRIANQTVIVDTPPDPRTGATHLQLDPLDFIHAVTAQIPDRGQHLTRAYGFYSHRARGARTRARDTTHPEQDRPAGQSETPQPAAPSRASWPRLMKRILEIDPLLCVRCGARMKIVAFLTDPDVVHKITRPIEDGGGDDPFEARAPPP